The Candidatus Dormiibacterota bacterium DNA segment ACATCATCGATGGTGTCGTGGTTCGCGTCGATCCCGATGAGGTTCTGGTCGATGTCGGCTCGAAATCCGAAGGCGTCATCTCCAGCCGCGAGCTGGGGACCCGCGAGGCGGGCACGCCAGACCTGCACTCCGGGGACCACATCAAGGTCTTCGTCCTGCAGCCCGAAAACGAGGACGGCAATGTCGTCCTGTCGCTCCGTCGCGCCCGGGCCGAATCGGTCTGGATAAAGGCGCAGGACCAGCAGGCCTCCGGCGAGATGATGGACGCCGAGGTCCGCGAGCAGAACAAGGGCGGCCTGATCGTCAACATCCTGGGACTGCGCGGCTTCCTGCCGACCTCCCAGGTCTCCCGCACCTACAGCTCGAATCTCCAGGAGCTGGTCGGCCAGCGGATCGGCGTCAAGATCCTCGAGGTCAACCGCAAGCGCAACCGGCTGATCGTCAGCCAGAAGGCGGCCTTCGACGAGGACCGCGCGCGTCAGCGCGGCGAGCTCTTCGAAAAGCTGAAGATCGGCGACGAGATTCAGGGCAAGGTGTCCGGACTCACGACCTACGGCGCCTTCGTCAACCTGGGCGCCGCCGACGGCCTGATCCACATCTCCGAGCTCTCCTGGGACCGGGTCGCCAACGTCGGCGACGTCCTCCAGGTGGGACAGGACGTGCAGGTCAAGGTCATCAAGCTGGATCCGGAAACATCCCGGATCTCCCTCAGCCTTCGTCAGTTGGGACAGGACCCCTGGGATCACATCGAGAAGCGCTTCCCGCCCGGCGCCATCGTCGAGGGCGAGGTCACGAAGATCAAGAAGTACGGCGCCTTCCTCCAGATCGGCGACGGTATCGAGGGCCTGCTACACATTTCGGAGCTGGCCTGGGAGCACGTCGAACACACCGAGGATGTCGTCCAGGTCGGACAGAAGCTCAAGGTGCGGGTGCTGCAGGCCGACCGGAGCCGGCGCCGCATCAGCCTCTCGCTCAAGCAAGCGGAAGAGCCGCCACCGGGAGGCCGCGCCGAAGAGACTGAGGTTTCCGACTATCCGGGCGAGATCGAGCGCGTTCCGCAGACGGAACGCCAGCCGGTCTATGCGGAGGTCAGCGCCGCCCCGCAGGAATAGGGCCCACACCCTACCCCTCTCCTAAAGGGCAGGGAACATTTCTAAGCAACCTCCCCAAAGGGGGG contains these protein-coding regions:
- the rpsA gene encoding 30S ribosomal protein S1 — translated: MSDSELSQDSSDSQNGSAATMEEFLNQEEASSKPIAHGDIIDGVVVRVDPDEVLVDVGSKSEGVISSRELGTREAGTPDLHSGDHIKVFVLQPENEDGNVVLSLRRARAESVWIKAQDQQASGEMMDAEVREQNKGGLIVNILGLRGFLPTSQVSRTYSSNLQELVGQRIGVKILEVNRKRNRLIVSQKAAFDEDRARQRGELFEKLKIGDEIQGKVSGLTTYGAFVNLGAADGLIHISELSWDRVANVGDVLQVGQDVQVKVIKLDPETSRISLSLRQLGQDPWDHIEKRFPPGAIVEGEVTKIKKYGAFLQIGDGIEGLLHISELAWEHVEHTEDVVQVGQKLKVRVLQADRSRRRISLSLKQAEEPPPGGRAEETEVSDYPGEIERVPQTERQPVYAEVSAAPQE